One genomic region from Salvia hispanica cultivar TCC Black 2014 chromosome 2, UniMelb_Shisp_WGS_1.0, whole genome shotgun sequence encodes:
- the LOC125204388 gene encoding uncharacterized protein LOC125204388 encodes MAALAPGILLKLLDGMATGLKATSEHRSSLVQVTDIVPADLDEKNLLPKHGFYIKVSDSSHSIYVSLPFDQGDLVMSNKMQLGQFIYVDRLDPGSPVPVVRGAKPLPGRHPLIGTPEPLMGLSAKGQRSAAAVPKRASWETGSSGSDESPRTLKPVPLDFDQCTPLKVRGRAMRDGSAVRSSAGGGLLSKMMESPMMRKSCVITPSKFSRSKSVCDREQRISKTPFTIAEKKSSTPPPSLRSNGIPIAPSPKMIESSHSHITSNDDSNSINTSIHMNLPGKLSILGKEAVQQRETAQKIALQALRDASATENLVRSLKIFSNLTKKAKAESPAACFDQFLDFHTQIQQVVAEMTSIQAATSSTELREEDTAVLNEIAPNSMEHQPSSESVASKRRAALPKSIEPASSNKSVLGKHLRSKKASEAENDENKKPASSCSMSSSIRLGKQIENEAGNWFMEFLEKALEKGGRKAKETDGQKVPQSLILKVINWVEVEQSDPNKRPVHPRASIIARKLRIRMKNP; translated from the exons ATGGCGGCCTTGGCACCGGGGATTCTGTTGAAGCTCTTGGACGGCATGGCGACCGGCCTGAAGGCGACGAGCGAGCACCGCAGCTCCCTCGTCCAGGTCACCGACATCGTCCCCGCCGATCTCGACGAGAAGAATCTGCTCCCCAAGCACGGCTTCTACATCAAGGTCTCCGACTCCTCGCACTCCATCTACGTCAGCCTCCCCTTCGACCAAGGCGATCTCGTCATGAGCAACAAGATGCAGCTGGGCCAGTTCATCTACGTCGATCGCCTCGACCCGGGCTCCCCGGTCCCCGTCGTCCGGGGCGCCAAGCCCCTCCCCGGCCGGCATCCTCTCATCGGCACGCCGGAGCCGCTCATGGGGCTCAGCGCCAAGGGCCAGAGGAGCGCCGCCGCCGTCCCCAAAAGGGCTTCGTGGGAGACAGGGTCCAGCGGGAGCGACGAATCGCCGCGCACTTTGAAGCCGGTGCCGCTTGATTTTGATCAGTGTACACCGCTCAAGGTCAGAGGGCGGGCGATGAGGGATGGGAGCGCCGTCAGATCCTCGGCCGGCGGCGGGCTCCTTTCGAAGATGATGGAGTCGCCGATGATGCGGAAGAGCTGCGTCATCACGCCCTCCAAGTTCTCTCGAAGCAAGAGTGTTTGCGACAGAGAGCAGCGGATTTCCAAGACTCCCTTCACCATAGCT GAGAAGAAGAGTTCCACTCCACCTCCATCGTTGAGGAGTAATGGGATCCCCATTGCACCTTCTCCCAAGATGATTGAATCCTCGCACTCTCACATTACTTCCAATGATGATTCAAATTCCATCAACACAAGTATTCACATGAATCTTCCTGGAAAGCTCAGCATTCTTGGAAAG GAGGCCGTGCAGCAGCGAGAGACGGCGCAGAAGATCGCACTTCAAGCGCTACGAGATGCCTCAGCAACTGAGAATCTCGTTCGCTCTCTCAA GATATTTTCAAACTTGACTAAAAAGGCAAAGGCAGAGTCCCCTGCAGCCTGTTTCGATCAATTCCTGGACTTCCACAcccaaattcagcaagtagTGGCAGAGATGACATCCATTCAAGCAGCAACGTCTTCTACCGAATTAAGAGAAGAAGACACAGCAGTTTTGAATGAGATAGCACCCAACTCCATGGAGCATCAACCAAGCTCAGAGTCGGTCGCATCCAAACGAAGGGCCGCGCTTCCCAAATCCATTGAACCAGCTTCTTCAAACAAGTCAGTATTGGGGAAGCATTTAAGGTCGAAAAAGGCATCCGAAGCAGAGAACGACGAAAACAAGAAACCAGCGTCTTCTTGCAGCATGTCCAGCTCCATCAGACTTGGAAAGCAGATCGAGAATGAAGCGGGTAACTGGTTCATGGAATTCTTGGAGAAAGCATTGGAGAAAGGCGGCCGAAAAGCCAAAGAAACAGATGGTCAGAAAGTTCCTCAATCTCTTATATTGAAAGTGATAAACTGGGTGGAAGTGGAGCAGAGTGACCCAAACAAAAGGCCAGTGCACCCTAGAGCTTCAATCATAGCCAGAAAGCTCAGGATTAGGATGAAGAATCCCTGA
- the LOC125207856 gene encoding ARM REPEAT PROTEIN INTERACTING WITH ABF2, with the protein MAAKPTSAATTLSAISQKLQPQKQTAIEQQEKRIEEVLSYPILLSDQISGAVKEAEIFKFECSEVGKQVDRLCQMLRTAVRLATSTAPGATFYVRPVRRIATEVTKNLEKSLTLVKKCRRRNPLRRVVTIVSSAEFRKLHNLLDSSVADMKWVLSVYEAGGGGIVLTLPPIASNDPMISWVWSFVSSLYMGQLPDKIEAANELASLAKDNDRNKQIIVEEGGIPPLLKLLKDSTSAEGQAAAASALYNLATDVSRVRAIIDESGVPTIVQVLSDSPMKVQIKVANVVARMAEHCPLAQEDFARENAIRPLVTLMSHDLLMEDSKLKSGLQSIHSIVQINKEMESKSLYKPGLGTSKSMHYSEGSGKGGNRKDRENEKPEVKHKLKVSCAEALWMLAKGNVPNSKRITETKGLLCLAKLVETEEGELQLNCLMTIMEITNAAESNADLRRATFKTNSPASKAVVDQLLRVIKDSDDSQLRIAAITAIGCLARAFPARETRIVGPLVEQLGHRNQDVAIEAAIALGKFTCPDNFLCVEHSKTVIEFRGVPPLMRLLKGNERAQLHGLILVCYLAIHAGKSDDLERAGVVNAFEGVDRAFVAQHPELKELITQALYHLSVFHQSHSGMLAQRPFLAP; encoded by the coding sequence ATGGCGGCGAAACCCACATCGGCGGCGACCACGCTGTCAGCCATCTCCCAGAAGCTCCAGCCCCAAAAGCAGACCGCAATCGAGCAGCAAGAGAAGCGAATCGAGGAGGTTTTATCCTACCCGATCCTCTTATCCGATCAAATCAGCGGCGCCGTCAAGGAAGCCGAAATCTTCAAATTCGAGTGCTCCGAGGTCGGCAAGCAGGTCGACCGCCTCTGCCAGATGCTCCGCACCGCCGTCCGCCTCGCCACCTCCACCGCCCCCGGCGCCACCTTCTACGTCCGCCCCGTCCGCCGCATCGCCACCGAGGTCACCAAAAATCTCGAGAAATCCCTCACCCTCGTCAAAAAATGCCGCCGCCGAAACCCTCTCCGCCGCGTCGTCACCATCGTCTCCTCCGCCGAATTCAGGAAGCTCCACAACCTCCTCGACTCCTCCGTTGCTGACATGAAATGGGTCCTCAGCGTCTACGAGGCCGGCGGCGGAGGTATCGTCCTCACTTTACCCCCAATTGCTAGCAACGATCCTATGATTTCTTGGGTTTGGTCTTTTGTTTCTTCCTTGTATATGGGTCAATTGCCGGATAAAATCGAAGCTGCCAATGAATTAGCTTCGTTAGCCAAAGATAATGACAGGAACAAGCAGATTATAGTTGAAGAAGGCGGTATTCCGCCTTTGTTGAAGCTGTTAAAGGATAGTACTTCGGCGGAGGGGCAAGCTGCTGCTGCTTCTGCTCTCTATAATTTAGCTACTGATGTATCAAGGGTTCGAGCAATCATCGATGAATCTGGTGTTCCAACTATTGTGCAAGTTTTAAGTGATTCGCCCATGAAGGTTCAGATTAAGGTTGCTAATGTGGTTGCTAGAATGGCGGAGCACTGCCCCTTGGCTCAAGAGGATTTCGCAAGGGAGAATGCGATTAGGCCTCTTGTCACATTGATGTCACATGATTTGCTGATGGAGGATTCGAAGCTCAAATCCGGGTTGCAAAGCATCCATTCCATTGTTCAGATCAACAAGGAGATGGAGAGCAAGAGTTTATACAAGCCGGGATTAGGCACTTCTAAGTCTATGCATTACTCAGAGGGAAGTGGCAAGGGAGGTAACAGGAAGGACAGAGAGAACGAGAAGCCAGAGGTGAAGCACAAGCTCAAAGTCAGTTGTGCTGAAGCATTGTGGATGTTGGCTAAAGGGAATGTGCCGAATAGCAAGAGAATCACAGAGACCAAGGGGTTGCTTTGTTTAGCTAAGCTCGTTGAAACCGAGGAAGGGGAGTTGCAGTTGAACTGCTTGATGACCATAATGGAGATAACAAACGCAGCTGAATCCAATGCCGACCTCAGAAGGGCAACTTTCAAGACAAATTCCCCGGCTTCTAAGGCCGTGGTGGATCAGCTCCTTAGAGTGATCAAAGATTCAGATGACTCCCAGCTGCGGATAGCAGCTATAACGGCCATAGGGTGCTTGGCAAGAGCATTCCCTGCACGAGAGACCAGGATCGTTGGCCCCTTAGTGGAGCAGCTTGGTCACAGAAATCAGGATGTGGCAATAGAAGCTGCTATTGCACTTGGGAAATTTACCTGTCCTGATAATTTTCTGTGTGTGGAGCATTCGAAGACTGTTATTGAGTTTAGGGGTGTTCCTCCTCTGATGAGATTGTTAAAGGGAAATGAGAGGGCTCAGCTTCACGGACTGATCCTGGTGTGCTACCTTGCTATCCACGCAGGGAAGAGCGATGATTTGGAACGAGCAGGAGTGGTGAACGCATTTGAGGGGGTGGACCGTGCTTTTGTTGCTCAGCACCCAGAACTGAAAGAACTCATAACTCAGGCACTCTACCATCTTAGTGTCTTCCATCAATCTCACTCTGGTATGCTTGCTCAGAGGCCATTCCTAGCGCCATAG
- the LOC125205397 gene encoding pre-mRNA-processing factor 17, translating into MDLLQSYKDTDMEDDTLSPASEPDPSPDSSPVRAIPAKSAAPKVDDAMLSLTEAGKAQFQAQKPIDPTQHLVSFNPTYDQLWAPIVGPSHPYAKDGLAQGLRNHKLGFVENANIEPFVFDEQYNTFYKFGYAADPSENNYVGDVEGFKTNDGISVYNIPQHEQKKRKLEKKKEMLKENEESGEVDSTELENPSTDTWLMRNRKSPWAGKRDWVQGELTEEQKKYAEEHAKKKGEKEGGEREKGEAHVDKSTFHGKEDKDYQGRSWIAPPKDAKASNNHCYIPKRLVHTWSGHTKGVSAIRFFPNHGHLILSAGMDTKVKIWDVFNSGKCMRTYMGHGKAVRDIWFNNDGSKFLSAGYDKNIKYWDTETGQVISTFSTGKIPYVVRLNPDEDKQNVLLAGMSDKKIVQWDINSGQITQEYDQHLGAVNTITFVDNNRRFVTSSDDKSLRVWEFGIPVVIKYISEPHMHSMPSISLHPNSNWLACQSLDNQILIYSTRERFQLNKKKRFAGHIVAGYACQVNFSPDGRFVMSGDGEGRCWFWDWKSCKVFRTLKCHDGVCIGAAWHPLEQSKVATCGWDGLIKYWD; encoded by the exons atggatCTACTGCAATCATACAAAGATACCGACATGGAAGACGACACTTTATCGCCGGCATCTGAACCCGACCCATCTCCCGATTCATCCCCGGTGCGTGCTATTCCGGCCAAATCCGCCGCCCCTAAAGTTGACGATGCAATGCTCTCACTTACCGAAGCCGGGAAGGCCCAGTTTCAGGCGCAGAAGCCAATCGACCCGACCCAGCACCTCGTCTCCTTCAACCCCACCTACGACCAGCTGTGGGCTCCAATCGTCGGCCCCTCTCATCCGTACGCCAAGGATGGCCTAGCGCAGGGCCTCCGCAATCACAAGCTAGGGTTTGTGGAGAATGCGAATATCGAGCCTTTTGTGTTTGACGAGCAGTACAATACTTTCTACAAGTTCGGGTACGCGGCAGATCCATCGGAGAACAATTACGTTGGTGATGTGGAAGGGTTTAAGACCAACGATGGGATTTCTGTGTATAATATTCCGCAGCACGAGcagaagaagaggaaattggagaagaagaaggagatgctGAAAGAGAATGAGGAAAGCGGTGAGGTGGATTCGACGGAGCTGGAGAATCCTTCTACGGATACCTGGTTGATGAGGAACAGGAAGAGTCCGTGGGCGGGGAAAAGGGATTGGGTGCAGGGTGAGTTGACGGAGGAGCAGAAGAAGTATGCTGAAGAGCACGCCAAGAAGAAGGGAGAGAAGGAGGGAGGTGAGAGGGAGAAAGGAGAAGCACATGTCGACAAGTCTACTTTCCATGGGAAAGAGGACAAAGATTATCAAGGGCGGTCGTGGATTGCGCCTCCTAAGGATGCCAAAGCGAGTAACAATCATTGTTATATACCCAAGAGATTAGTGCATACTTGGAGTGGGCATACCAAGGGGGTTTCAGCTATTAGGTTCTTCCCCAATCATGGTCACTTGATATTGTCTGCTGGGATGGACACAAAGGTCAAAATTTGGGACGTTTTCAATTCCGGGAAATGTATGAGAACCTACATGGGCCATGGCAAGGCTGTGCGAGATATATGGTTTAATAATGATGGGTCCAAGTTTTTGAGTGCTGGTTATGATAAGAACATCAAGTATTGGGATACTGAGACGGGGCAAGTGATATCGACCTTTTCAACTGGTAAAATTCCATATGTAGTGAGGCTTAACCCGGATGAGGATAAGCAGAATGTTTTGCTTGCTGGAATGAGTGATAAGAAGATTGTTCAGTGGGATATAAACAGCGGGCAGATCACACAGGAATATGATCAGCATCTAGGGGCAGTGAATACAATTACTTTTGTGGATAACAATAGGAGGTTCGTTACTTCAAGTGATGATAAGTCACTGCGTGTATGGGAGTTTGGGATCCCTGTGGTGATCAAGTATATCAGCGAACCCCATATGCATTCAATGCCCTCGATTTCTTTGCATCCGAATTCCAATTGGCTGGCCTGCCAGAGCTTGGATAATCAGATACTTATATACAGTACAAGGGAGAGATTCCAACTCAATAAGAAGAAGAGATTTGCTGGGCATATTGTGGCTGGGTATGCTTGTCAGGTTAACTTCTCACCTGATGGACGGTTTGTCATGTCTGGAGACGGTGAGGGTAGATGCTGGTTTTGGGATTGGAAAAGTTGCAAAGTATTTAGAACTCTCAAGTGCCACGATGGAGTTTGTATTGGTGCTGCATGGCATCCGCTGGAACAAAGTAAAGTTGCTACCTGTGGCTGGGATGGATTGATCAAATACTG GGATTAA
- the LOC125205267 gene encoding cyclin-T1-3-like isoform X1, translating into MASQLAGEPSSFASDGNFKVTQEKAEESGEQWYFSRKELEENSPSRQNGIDLKKENYLRKSYCTFLQDLGMRLKVPQVTIATAIIFCHRFFLRQSHAKNDRRTIATVCMFLAGKVEETPRPLKDVILVSYEITHKKDPAAVQRIKQKEVYEQQKELTLLGERVVLGTLGYDLNVHHPYKPLVEAIKKFKVAQNALAQVAWNFVNDGLRTSLCLQFKPHHIAAGAIFLAAKFLKVKLPSDGEKVWWQEFDVTPRQLEEVSNQMLELYEQNRVPPSHASEAEGSAGDSQRPPSKALANEEHGTGYNSFHGGATSKMSVKAAPSRPGLDGHHNRSGPPGVNQTRYNEHGSSENNSISDHQGEDEIHEREAMTQQGNSGDTENKGHGDEDQETDAVEPKDKYHGKNVSNIDDSAGQFPQGSTKKHDMEKLRATFVEKRRKAQGDVTHKIDPLDELERELEDVEVPGDSDKTKRERKQSWPKPSRPEHENAQSTKYNNEAGATDLPQMKGQSSHEDDFDTVEEGEVEPSDEADREYQSPRSIRKRKPGSPLDRNGLGRHEYSERDHKRHLQENHV; encoded by the exons ATGGCTAGTCAGCTGGCTGGTGAGCCATCCTCCTTTGCATCTGATGGAAATTTTAAGGTTACTCAGGAGAAAGCAGAAGAATCTGGTGAGCAATGGTATTTTTCAAGGAAGGAACTAGAAGAGAACTCTCCATCTAGACAGAATGGCATTGATTTGAAGAAAGAGAATTACCTGCGCAAATCATATTGCACATTTTTACAAGATTTAGGCATGCGGCTCAAAGT GCCTCAGGTGACAATTGCTACCgcaattatattttgtcatcGCTTCTTCCTTCGTCAGTCCCATGCTAAAAATGATAGAAGg ACCATTGCCACAGTATGCATGTTTTTAGCGGGTAAGGTTGAAGAAACTCCTCGTCCTCTAAAAGATGTAATTCTGGTGTCATATGAGATTACTCACAAAAAAGATCCTGCTGCTGTGCAAAGGATCAAGCAGAAG GAGGTGTATGAGCAACAAAAGGAACTTACTCTGTTGGGAGAAAGGGTTGTTCTTGGAACACTTGGTTATGATCTCAACGTACACCATCCTTATAAACCCCTTGTTGAggcaattaaaaaattcaaggtGGCACAAAATGCCCTAGCGCAAGTTGCATGGAACTTTGTAAATGATGG GCTTCGGACATCTCTGTGCCTGCAGTTTAAGCCGCACCACATTGCAGCAGGTGCCATTTTCCTTGCTGCCAAGTTTCTCAAAGTAAAGCTTCCATCTGATGGTGAGAAGGTTTGGTGGCAGGAGTTTGATGTCACCCCACGCCAATTAGAGG AGGTTAGCAACCAGATGCTGGAGTTGTATGAACAAAACAGAGTGCCACCATCACATGCTAGTGAAGCAGAGGGAAGTGCTGGAGACAGTCAACGACCTCCATCTAAAGCTCTAGCCAATGAAGAACATGGTACTGGTTATAATTCCTTCCATGGTGGAGCTACTTCAAAGATGTCCGTGAAGGCAGCACCATCAAGGCCAGGCTTAGATGGTCATCATAATCGAAGTGGACCTCCTGGAGTTAATCAAACAAGGTATAATGAACATGGAAGTTctgaaaataatagtatttcagACCATCAGGGAGAAGATGAAATTCATGAGCGAGAGGCCATGACACAGCAAGGGAACTCAGGGGATACTGAGAATAAAGGGCATGGAGATGAAGATCAGGAAACGGATGCGGTTGAACCGAAGGATAAATATCATGGAAAAAATGTGTCTAACATTGATGATTCAGCTGGCCAGTTCCCTCAAGGTTCAACTAAAAAGCATGACATGGAGAAGCTTAGAGCTACCTTCGttgaaaaaagaaggaaagcTCAAGGGGATGTAACTCATAAAATAGATCCCCTGGATGAGCTTGAGAGGGAACTGGAAGACGTGGAAGTACCAGGCGACAGCGACAAGACTAAGCGCGAAAGAAAGCAGAGCTGGCCCAAGCCTTCAAGGCCAGAGCATGAGAACGCTCAGAGCACCAAATACAACAATGAGGCTGGAGCCACAGATTTACCTCAAATGAAAGGTCAATCCTCACATGAAGATGATTTTGATACTGTTGAAGAAGGGGAAGTTGAACCATCTGATGAGGCTGACCGGGAATATCAGTCACCTAGGTCAATCCGCAAGAGGAAGCCTGGTAGCCCCCTGGATAGGAATGGTTTGGGGAGGCATGAGTATTCAGAAAGAGACCACAAACGGCATTTGCAGGAAAACCATGTATGA
- the LOC125205693 gene encoding 60S ribosomal protein L27a-2-like produces MTTGLRKNRKKRGHVSAGHGRIGKHRKHPGGRGNAGGMHHHRILFDKYHPGYFGKVGMRYFHKLRNQFHCPTVNVDKLVSLIPQEIRDKASKDNVPLIDVTQFGYFKVLGKGMLPDNLPVVVKAKLISKTAEKKIKEAGGAVLLTA; encoded by the coding sequence ATGACGACCGGCTTGAGGAAAAACAGGAAGAAGCGCGGCCACGTGAGCGCGGGGCACGGCCGCATCGGGAAGCATCGCAAGCACCCTGGCGGTCGCGGAAACGCCGGCGGGATGCACCACCACCGCATCCTATTCGACAAGTACCATCCGGGGTATTTCGGGAAAGTGGGGATGCGCTATTTCCACAAACTGCGCAACCAGTTCCACTGCCCCACCGTCAACGTCGACAAGCTCGTGTCTCTGATCCCTCAGGAAATCAGAGACAAGGCCTCCAAGGACAACGTGCCGTTGATCGACGTCACGCAATTCGGCTATTTCAAGGTTCTCGGCAAGGGGATGTTGCCGGATAATCTCCCTGTAGTCGTCAAGGCCAAGCTCATCTCCAAAACGGCGGAGAAGAAGATCAAGGAAGCCGGCGGCGCGGTGCTTCTCACTGCTTAA
- the LOC125205692 gene encoding protein DETOXIFICATION 29, translated as MEHTAKQPLLEHQQPGPPVLDHSSVVEGADISPITSPAQFCKEFIAESKRLWYLAGPAIFTSVCQYSLGAITQTFAGHVGTLDLAAFSVENSVIAGLSFGVMMGMGSALETLCGQAYGAGKIEMLGVYMQRSLVILLSTAFLLMFLYIFATPFLLAIGQKEEISVAAGRLAVWMIPQLYAYAMVFPMAKFLQAQSKIMAMAWIAAAALVLHVAFSWLVMLRLGWGMAGGALLLNASWWFIVVGQMVYIMSGTCGRAWTGFSLGAFHNLWSFVKLSVASAIMLCLETWYFMALVLFAGYLKNAEISVDALSICMNILGWAVMVAFGFNVAISVRVSNELGAAHPRMAKFSVVVVVVSAFFVGLLFAMILLVFQYQYPSLFSNSEEVKQIVYQLTPLLSFCILANNVQPAISGVAIGAGWQSLVAYVNIGCYYIFGIPLGLILGFALNKGVEGIWMGMVTGTIVQTLALFFICYRTNWEKEASAAAERINTWGGAKTIDVER; from the exons ATGGAACACACAGCCAAACAGCCCCTTCTGGAACACCAACAACCCGGGCCTCCCGTCCTCGATCACTCTTCCGTCGTTGAAGGCGCGGACATTTCTCCTATCACAAGCCCCGCTCAATTCTGCAAGGAGTTCATAGCGGAGTCGAAAAGGCTGTGGTATTTAGCTGGCCCGGCCATCTTCACCTCCGTCTGCCAGTACTCGCTGGGCGCCATCACCCAAACCTTCGCCGGCCACGTCGGCACGCTCGACCTCGCCGCCTTCTCCGTGGAGAACTCCGTCATCGCCGGATTATCCTTCGGCGTCATG ATGGGGATGGGGAGCGCGCTGGAGACGCTGTGCGGGCAGGCCTATGGCGCGGGGAAGATCGAGATGCTGGGGGTTTATATGCAGAGATCGCTGGTGATTCTGCTGTCGACGGCGTTCCTCCTCATGTTTCTCTACATCTTCGCGACGCCGTTCCTGCTGGCGATCGGGCAGAAGGAGGAGATATCGGTGGCGGCGGGGAGACTTGCGGTGTGGATGATCCCACAGCTGTACGCCTACGCGATGGTGTTCCCGATGGCCAAGTTTTTGCAGGCGCAGAGCAAGATCATGGCGATGGCGTGGATCGCGGCGGCGGCGCTTGTGCTGCACGTGGCGTTCAGCTGGCTGGTGATGCTGAGGCTCGGGTGGGGGATGGCGGGCGGTGCGCTGCTGCTGAACGCGTCTTGGTGGTTCATTGTGGTGGGGCAGATGGTCTACATAATGAGCGGCACGTGCGGAAGGGCGTGGACGGGTTTCTCATTAGGGGCTTTTCATAACCTGTGGAGCTTCGTCAAATTGTCTGTCGCTTCAGCCATCATGCTCTG CTTGGAAACATGGTATTTCATGGCGTTGGTGCTGTTTGCCGGATACTTGAAGAATGCAGAAATTTCCGTGGATGCCCTCTCCATATG CATGAACATATTGGGGTGGGCAGTCATGGTAGCTTTCGGATTCAATGTAGCAATAAG TGTAAGAGTGTCTAATGAACTGGGGGCTGCGCATCCAAGAATGGCCAAGTTTTCTGTTGTAGTGGTGGTGGTTTCAGCCTTCTTCGTTGGCCTCCTGTTTGCCATGATCCTTCTTGTGTTCCAATATCAATATCCTTCACTATTCTCAAACAGTGAAGAAGTCAAACAAATTGTGTACCAGTTAACACCATTGCTTTCATTCTGCATTTTGGCCAACAACGTTCAACCCGCTATTTCAG GTGTGGCTATTGGAGCTGGATGGCAATCGTTGGTTGCATACGTTAATATTGGATGCTACTACATATTCGGGATACCATTGGGTCTAATACTAGGGTTCGCACTTAACAAGGGCGTTGAG GGAATATGGATGGGAATGGTGACCGGAACAATTGTGCAAACGCTGGCtctctttttcatttgttacCGAACTAATTGGGAGAAAGAG GCTTCTGCAGCAGCTGAAAGAATCAATACGTGGGGAGGAGCTAAAACTATCGACGTTGAGAGATAA
- the LOC125205267 gene encoding cyclin-T1-4-like isoform X2, which yields MFLAGKVEETPRPLKDVILVSYEITHKKDPAAVQRIKQKEVYEQQKELTLLGERVVLGTLGYDLNVHHPYKPLVEAIKKFKVAQNALAQVAWNFVNDGLRTSLCLQFKPHHIAAGAIFLAAKFLKVKLPSDGEKVWWQEFDVTPRQLEEVSNQMLELYEQNRVPPSHASEAEGSAGDSQRPPSKALANEEHGTGYNSFHGGATSKMSVKAAPSRPGLDGHHNRSGPPGVNQTRYNEHGSSENNSISDHQGEDEIHEREAMTQQGNSGDTENKGHGDEDQETDAVEPKDKYHGKNVSNIDDSAGQFPQGSTKKHDMEKLRATFVEKRRKAQGDVTHKIDPLDELERELEDVEVPGDSDKTKRERKQSWPKPSRPEHENAQSTKYNNEAGATDLPQMKGQSSHEDDFDTVEEGEVEPSDEADREYQSPRSIRKRKPGSPLDRNGLGRHEYSERDHKRHLQENHV from the exons ATGTTTTTAGCGGGTAAGGTTGAAGAAACTCCTCGTCCTCTAAAAGATGTAATTCTGGTGTCATATGAGATTACTCACAAAAAAGATCCTGCTGCTGTGCAAAGGATCAAGCAGAAG GAGGTGTATGAGCAACAAAAGGAACTTACTCTGTTGGGAGAAAGGGTTGTTCTTGGAACACTTGGTTATGATCTCAACGTACACCATCCTTATAAACCCCTTGTTGAggcaattaaaaaattcaaggtGGCACAAAATGCCCTAGCGCAAGTTGCATGGAACTTTGTAAATGATGG GCTTCGGACATCTCTGTGCCTGCAGTTTAAGCCGCACCACATTGCAGCAGGTGCCATTTTCCTTGCTGCCAAGTTTCTCAAAGTAAAGCTTCCATCTGATGGTGAGAAGGTTTGGTGGCAGGAGTTTGATGTCACCCCACGCCAATTAGAGG AGGTTAGCAACCAGATGCTGGAGTTGTATGAACAAAACAGAGTGCCACCATCACATGCTAGTGAAGCAGAGGGAAGTGCTGGAGACAGTCAACGACCTCCATCTAAAGCTCTAGCCAATGAAGAACATGGTACTGGTTATAATTCCTTCCATGGTGGAGCTACTTCAAAGATGTCCGTGAAGGCAGCACCATCAAGGCCAGGCTTAGATGGTCATCATAATCGAAGTGGACCTCCTGGAGTTAATCAAACAAGGTATAATGAACATGGAAGTTctgaaaataatagtatttcagACCATCAGGGAGAAGATGAAATTCATGAGCGAGAGGCCATGACACAGCAAGGGAACTCAGGGGATACTGAGAATAAAGGGCATGGAGATGAAGATCAGGAAACGGATGCGGTTGAACCGAAGGATAAATATCATGGAAAAAATGTGTCTAACATTGATGATTCAGCTGGCCAGTTCCCTCAAGGTTCAACTAAAAAGCATGACATGGAGAAGCTTAGAGCTACCTTCGttgaaaaaagaaggaaagcTCAAGGGGATGTAACTCATAAAATAGATCCCCTGGATGAGCTTGAGAGGGAACTGGAAGACGTGGAAGTACCAGGCGACAGCGACAAGACTAAGCGCGAAAGAAAGCAGAGCTGGCCCAAGCCTTCAAGGCCAGAGCATGAGAACGCTCAGAGCACCAAATACAACAATGAGGCTGGAGCCACAGATTTACCTCAAATGAAAGGTCAATCCTCACATGAAGATGATTTTGATACTGTTGAAGAAGGGGAAGTTGAACCATCTGATGAGGCTGACCGGGAATATCAGTCACCTAGGTCAATCCGCAAGAGGAAGCCTGGTAGCCCCCTGGATAGGAATGGTTTGGGGAGGCATGAGTATTCAGAAAGAGACCACAAACGGCATTTGCAGGAAAACCATGTATGA